One region of Marivirga arenosa genomic DNA includes:
- the truB gene encoding tRNA pseudouridine(55) synthase TruB yields MSEEQNGYNEGKVLLIDKPLNWTSFDVVKKLRYTLKVKKIGHAGTLDPLATGLLILCTGKMTKSIEKYQAQQKEYTGEFTIGYTTPSYDLETEPEFQKSTENISLEDLKKATENFIGEIEQTPPIFSAVKKDGKRAYELAREGKDVKLKSRKVNIEEFEIIDFQNQKVKFRVSCSKGTYIRSLANDFGEILGVGAYLSELRRTKIGNFSVDDAENLSEFVEKHKASVNDRP; encoded by the coding sequence ATGAGTGAGGAGCAAAATGGCTATAATGAGGGAAAAGTACTCCTTATTGATAAACCATTAAATTGGACATCTTTTGATGTTGTTAAAAAATTAAGATACACCTTAAAGGTTAAGAAAATTGGTCATGCAGGCACATTAGATCCCTTAGCAACGGGATTACTTATCCTATGTACTGGTAAGATGACGAAGTCTATTGAAAAATATCAAGCTCAACAAAAAGAATATACTGGAGAGTTTACTATTGGATATACAACCCCTTCCTATGATTTGGAAACTGAACCTGAATTCCAAAAGTCAACTGAAAATATTTCGTTAGAGGATTTAAAAAAGGCCACCGAAAACTTTATTGGTGAAATTGAACAAACCCCTCCTATTTTTTCTGCTGTTAAAAAAGATGGTAAAAGAGCATATGAATTAGCTCGAGAAGGTAAGGATGTGAAATTAAAATCGAGAAAGGTAAATATTGAAGAGTTTGAAATTATCGATTTTCAAAATCAAAAAGTAAAGTTTAGAGTTAGTTGCTCAAAAGGCACATACATTAGAAGCCTGGCAAATGATTTTGGTGAGATACTTGGTGTAGGTGCTTACTTATCAGAATTAAGAAGAACAAAAATCGGTAACTTTTCAGTTGATGATGCTGAAAACCTGAGTGAATTTGTAGAAAAACATAAAGCAAGCGTCAATGATCGTCCATGA